CTTTTACCTTTTCCTCCCCTATTTTATCAAGCTTGTCCAAGGCTACCGTAAAGTCAACCAACAGCTGTTGCGCACCAATTACCTCAGCAATACCCGATAATATTTTTCGATTGTTCATTTTAATGGTGCAGCCTTCCAAACCCAGTTCGGAAAAAACGGCATCGTACAATTGTACAAACTCCACTTCCTGTAGTAGGGAATTGGCACCGACCACATCGGCATCGCATTGATAAAATTCCCGAAAACGTCCTTTTTGGGGTCTATCTGCCCGCCACACAGGTTGGATCTGATACCGTTTAAAAGGAAAATCCAGTTCATTTTGATGCATTACCACATAACGGGCAAAGGGTACGGTAAGATCGTAACGGAGTGCTTTTTCCGTAATCTTGGGTGCCAGGGAGGCGGAACTTTTGGAACTATAGGTAACATCATCGACTTTTGAGATGAAATCCCCGGAATTCAATATCTTAAAAATTAGACGATCCCCTTCTTCCCCATACTTCCCCAGCAAGGTATCCGAATTTTCAAAACTGGGCGTTTCTATAGGTTGAAAACCGTAAGTTTCAAAGTGTTTTTTAACCGTGGAAATAATGTGGTTGCGCTTGGCCACCTCAATTGGTGAAAAATCCCGTGTCCCTTTTGGTATACTTGGTTTTTGTGGCATGCACAAATATAAGCCTCCCCCTGACCCCCTCCAAAGGAGGGGAATAAATTTCGATCTCTTTTCATTGAGGAATTCTCCCCTTTTGAGGGAGTTAGAGGGGACTTATAATTTCATCAAACCATTGGTAGAGCTCGCCTTTGGTAATCACAGCTCCCTGTTCGATTAATTGGAACTTATCCAAGTTTTTATCCTTGGTATAGGCCTTTGATGCTGTTAGGTAATCCACAAAATCGGACTGCCAGTTCTTTTTGAACCAACCAAAACCTTCGCTGGTCCGTAAATCCACTTTGGGGTTCATCACCTTTACCGAAATGAGTTTCATTTCCTTATCCTCAAGTTCAAACAAATGCATATGGTTGGCGGAGATATTTTCCAAATACTTGACTTTGGACAATACGCCCTCCCAAATCAAATCACTGAAGACATCCAATTCCTCTTCGGCCACTTTGGGATTCTTTTGCTTTATGTCCTTCCACTCATCCGCCGTAATGGACTGGGTCGCCAAGAAATTGATAAACTCCCCTTGCAGTTCCTCAAACTGCTCTTTTGTCAGCCTTTTAAACTTCATTATAAAAAATAATTGACACAAAAATAAAACCCCGAAATCAATCGGGGCCTTTGAAAAACACT
The sequence above is a segment of the Muricauda sp. SCSIO 64092 genome. Coding sequences within it:
- a CDS encoding DUF6495 family protein → MKFKRLTKEQFEELQGEFINFLATQSITADEWKDIKQKNPKVAEEELDVFSDLIWEGVLSKVKYLENISANHMHLFELEDKEMKLISVKVMNPKVDLRTSEGFGWFKKNWQSDFVDYLTASKAYTKDKNLDKFQLIEQGAVITKGELYQWFDEIISPL